The segment GAGCATTGGCGACACGACTCCCTGTTCCGCCTGAAACAAAGGGTTCTCCTCCTGGATAATAGGCACGGACATAAGTTAACCCTAAACTGAGGTTATCGCTAGGGTAAAACGCAAGTTGTCCTAAGGCAGCAAAAGAACCGTTAAATAAGCCTTGATTCACATCCGCAGGGTTACGGGCGAGATATCCCGCAGAAAGCGTGAGAGCGTCGCTGAGTTCATAATTGAAGGTTACGCCAGCCCCCGCAGCCCCCTGAATATAAATGGGGTTCATGCGCCCAAAGTTGGAAATTGAACCTTTAACTGCATTGGCAAAAAAACCGTTAAAGTTATCAATATGAGCGTTAAAACGTCCCCTGCTGGCATCGATCGCGTAAGAAAAACGCTCTCCTACTGCTGCTGCATAAAATAATTTGCCAAGGACAACATTGCCATCAGTATCGCGATCAAAGGCAAGACGAGTCATATTAGTCCCCGTTGTTCCAGCAGCATTGAAACGGGTGACATCTGTGGCATCAAGGCGCACTTTGAGAAGATCGCGACCGGTAAAACTACTATCAAAATTGAGACGAACGCGATTGTTAAAAACAACTCCTTCATCAACATCAGGAGCGTTATTCGCATCAGCAAAAACCGGAACAGCTTGGTTGCTGCCAAGAGCACTATTCAAGGAAAATAGTACCGTTCCTTTGAGTTTGGTAGTCGTAGAAAACTGATTGTCTTCTAAAACAGTGGTGCGTGCTTGCAAGTTATCTACTCGCGTGCTGAGAGTCGTCAGTTCGGCTTCAAAGTCTATCGTGAGGCGTTGTAGCGTTGCTAAGTCTGCTTCGGTTACGTCTGTTGGGTTATTGCTGATCAAATCTTCAATTTGTCGCAAACATTGCTCTAAGGCTGCTGCAAATTCGTAACGGGTGAGAGCGCGGTTACCATCAAAACCCCCATCAGGAGAACCCGCAATGCAACCATAGCGTTCGATTAAATTCCGTAGTGCTTCAAATGCCCAGTCATCAGGAGACACATCTCGCAGTTCAAAAACATTGTTCACTTGCGAAGAATTATCTCTCTGGGTTCTGTCTGTCAAAGATTGTCCTTGGGCAACGTTCCCCCCATTGAACAAAATCGTCATGATTCCAAAAACTGCAAGCCCTTGCTTGCCTAAATCAGGCATAGTCACTCCTCACTAAAATGATAATCATTATCATACAATAACAAGAGTTATCTCCCCTGACAAGACAAAGCAATCAGCCATTATTCCTTGTCTAGTCACCGAAACGGCAATCTCACCTTTTTAAGGTTGACTCGAAAGACAAGAGTTGTCCTCGACAGCCTCATGAAGCAAAACACTCACCGCTGCCGAATCCACTGGCTCAAAGGGAACATTAACGGTTGACCCAAGATGCGAATGCTATACTATTTGCCAGGTCATTTCCTGCCCCGCCCCTAAAGGAACAAGTCCCGATTCCATCAATGGAACTTCATCAGGAACGCGCCAAGTCGTTTTGGATAAGGTAACTCGCTCGGTATTGCGCGGCAGTTGATAAAAATCTGGACCATAGAAACTAGCGAACGCTTCCAGTTTATCCAGTGCTTGCATACTTTCAAATGCTTCGGCATACAACTCGAGGGCGTGCAACGCCGAAAAGCATCCGGCGCAGCCACAGGAACTTTCTTTGCTGGTGCGGGTATGGGGAGCGCTATCAGTACCCAGAAAAAACTTCGGATTCCCCGATGTTGCTGCTTGCAACAAAGCC is part of the Cyanobacteria bacterium GSL.Bin1 genome and harbors:
- a CDS encoding iron uptake porin, with the translated sequence MPDLGKQGLAVFGIMTILFNGGNVAQGQSLTDRTQRDNSSQVNNVFELRDVSPDDWAFEALRNLIERYGCIAGSPDGGFDGNRALTRYEFAAALEQCLRQIEDLISNNPTDVTEADLATLQRLTIDFEAELTTLSTRVDNLQARTTVLEDNQFSTTTKLKGTVLFSLNSALGSNQAVPVFADANNAPDVDEGVVFNNRVRLNFDSSFTGRDLLKVRLDATDVTRFNAAGTTGTNMTRLAFDRDTDGNVVLGKLFYAAAVGERFSYAIDASRGRFNAHIDNFNGFFANAVKGSISNFGRMNPIYIQGAAGAGVTFNYELSDALTLSAGYLARNPADVNQGLFNGSFAALGQLAFYPSDNLSLGLTYVRAYYPGGEPFVSGGTGSRVANAPFSGNIATSANHFGLQANSRISSNFILAGWAGLTQAQAEEDGIGFAGTSVSAGDDATIFNWALTFAFPNVDNRGSRAGIIIGQPPKVTANDGGPTGDESAFHLEGSYRYQVNDNISIEPGVLVIFNPENNGENDTITVGLVRTIFAF